One window of Paenibacillus sp. FSL K6-3182 genomic DNA carries:
- the groES gene encoding co-chaperone GroES: protein MIRPLGERVLIEAIAKEETTASGIVLPDSAKEKPQEGKVIAVGSGTLKDGVRIALEVKEGDRVLFSKYAGTEIKYEGKEYLIMKESEIHAIFE, encoded by the coding sequence ATGATCAGACCTTTGGGTGAACGCGTATTGATCGAAGCAATCGCGAAAGAAGAAACAACCGCTAGCGGTATCGTATTGCCGGATTCGGCGAAAGAAAAGCCGCAAGAAGGCAAAGTGATTGCAGTTGGAAGCGGCACGCTGAAAGATGGTGTTCGTATTGCTCTTGAAGTTAAAGAAGGCGACCGCGTTCTTTTCTCCAAATATGCAGGCACTGAAATCAAATACGAAGGCAAAGAGTATTTGATTATGAAAGAAAGCGAAATTCACGCGATTTTTGAATAA
- the groL gene encoding chaperonin GroEL (60 kDa chaperone family; promotes refolding of misfolded polypeptides especially under stressful conditions; forms two stacked rings of heptamers to form a barrel-shaped 14mer; ends can be capped by GroES; misfolded proteins enter the barrel where they are refolded when GroES binds), which translates to MAKEIKFSEDARRAMLRGVDALANAVKVTLGPKGRNVVLEKKFGSPLITNDGVSIAKEIELEDAFENMGAQLVKEVATKTNDVAGDGTTTATVLAQAMIREGLKNVTAGANPMVIRKGIEKAVKAAVEELKAISKPIEGKQSIAQVASISSADDEVGQLIAEAMEKVGNDGVITVEESKGFVTELEVVEGMQFDRGYVSPYMITDTDKMEAVLDNPYILITDKKITSIQEILPVLEKVVQSGKQLLIIAEDVEGEAQATLVVNKLRGTFTCVAVKAPGFGDRRKAMLQDIAALTGGQVITEELGLELKSTGVESLGSARQIRITKETTIIVDGSGNSADIVARVNQIRAQLEETTSDFDREKLQERLAKLSGGVAVIKVGAATETELKERKLRIEDALNSTRAAVEEGIVSGGGTALINVYNAVAAVKAEGDEQTGVNIVLRSLEEPLRTIAANAGQEGSVIVERLKNEKIGVGYNAATGTWVNMFEAGIVDPAKVTRSALQNAASVAAMFLTTEAVVADKPEPKGAGAGMPDMGGMGGMGGMM; encoded by the coding sequence ATGGCTAAGGAAATTAAATTTAGCGAAGACGCTCGTCGCGCAATGCTGCGCGGTGTTGATGCACTTGCAAATGCAGTTAAAGTAACACTAGGTCCAAAAGGCCGCAACGTGGTACTTGAGAAAAAATTCGGAAGCCCGCTTATCACAAATGATGGTGTTTCCATTGCAAAAGAAATCGAGCTTGAAGATGCTTTTGAAAACATGGGCGCTCAACTTGTTAAAGAAGTAGCTACAAAAACAAATGACGTTGCTGGTGACGGTACAACTACGGCAACTGTTCTTGCACAAGCGATGATTCGCGAAGGCTTGAAAAACGTTACAGCTGGCGCTAACCCTATGGTTATCCGCAAAGGTATCGAGAAAGCTGTTAAAGCTGCTGTTGAAGAGCTTAAAGCAATCTCGAAACCAATCGAAGGCAAACAGTCGATCGCACAAGTTGCTTCGATCTCATCTGCTGACGATGAAGTAGGCCAACTTATTGCTGAAGCTATGGAAAAAGTCGGCAACGACGGCGTTATCACTGTAGAAGAGTCGAAAGGCTTTGTTACAGAGCTAGAAGTTGTTGAAGGTATGCAATTTGACCGTGGTTATGTATCTCCATACATGATTACAGACACTGATAAAATGGAAGCTGTCCTAGACAATCCTTACATTCTTATCACTGACAAAAAAATTACGAGCATTCAAGAGATCCTTCCGGTTCTTGAGAAAGTCGTACAATCCGGCAAGCAATTGCTAATCATCGCTGAAGACGTAGAAGGCGAAGCTCAAGCTACTCTAGTAGTGAACAAACTTCGTGGAACATTTACTTGCGTAGCTGTTAAAGCTCCAGGCTTCGGTGACCGTCGTAAAGCTATGCTTCAAGATATCGCTGCTCTAACAGGCGGCCAAGTGATTACAGAAGAGCTAGGCCTTGAGCTTAAATCGACTGGCGTTGAATCACTAGGTTCTGCTCGTCAGATCCGCATCACTAAAGAAACAACAATCATCGTTGACGGCAGCGGCAACTCCGCTGACATCGTTGCTCGTGTGAATCAAATCCGCGCTCAACTGGAAGAAACAACTTCCGACTTTGACCGTGAGAAGCTTCAAGAGCGTCTTGCAAAATTGTCTGGCGGCGTTGCAGTTATCAAAGTTGGCGCAGCTACAGAAACAGAATTGAAAGAGCGCAAACTACGCATCGAAGATGCCCTCAACTCCACTCGTGCAGCGGTTGAAGAAGGTATCGTATCGGGCGGCGGTACTGCCCTCATTAACGTATACAACGCTGTTGCTGCTGTTAAAGCAGAAGGCGACGAGCAAACAGGCGTTAACATCGTTCTTCGTTCCCTTGAAGAGCCGCTTCGCACAATCGCTGCGAACGCTGGTCAAGAAGGTTCGGTTATCGTTGAGCGTCTGAAAAACGAAAAAATCGGCGTAGGCTACAACGCAGCTACTGGAACATGGGTTAACATGTTCGAAGCGGGTATCGTTGACCCTGCTAAAGTAACTCGTTCAGCATTGCAAAACGCAGCATCCGTTGCAGCTATGTTCTTGACAACTGAAGCAGTTGTTGCTGACAAACCAGAACCTAAAGGTGCTGGCGCTGGTATGCCAGATATGGGCGGCATGGGTGGAATGGGCGGCATGATGTAA